A window of Mercenaria mercenaria strain notata chromosome 16, MADL_Memer_1, whole genome shotgun sequence contains these coding sequences:
- the LOC123539940 gene encoding uncharacterized protein LOC123539940, whose protein sequence is MKIPEGVRVCCAADLFEYDEAKALNLRKFFSYYKDQFPMLIVIIGGHYGETKFDCYDNLQVLRVHCYSSQPRVAAEDARLDPRCQTGCITIPEDTLIKFRLVKGHTKVGLPQRLSELLQENDQLPLLVQMACDRQYPVRVGTNRHVAKDFGNIMIKEKYSEHFFMMNCVDGVELNLNKLICMACLSEDLEATPVTGFKYGSKAEFDELCRNLSREVAESGEVYDRTQGNDDFSEYSFDEMRNLLEMSDSVTGTWLRDKDDIDAADTQDDDYEEIPPDLPSRKPVQAPVTNEAKANIHQDKKQHYKPAPIPATKPSAQSPKHPKSPKVQHKDKDSKGAFGFLKKRHRDHHSTEEEEGKQLKDAVNPVKSPNTADDTHLHTNRAPPKIPPKAVSFPATQTSESQDTNAYSSAGYVKLAAHNNYQNTKIGRATVKPMQQVNVDTQREDNLPIKADDKEEQEYEVPDDVSTAQSVNKSAVERKQNQNKRNPLLNELQKKITAHDNKASDSTEEVYDEEYEDMDLGKGTKQGNGDNVVPRQQVPQSKVTHSDRQHSPRGKHHPDISREENVPSNTEGQIAKDVPEFNVNEMSIKEIGENLKALKLGQYAEVFEENQVDGEILASLSVEDLQNELGLKKLEAIRLNKFAISGHVPR, encoded by the exons ATGAAAATACCAGAAGGAGTTAGAGTTTG TTGTGCTGCAGACCTGTTTGAATACGATGAAGCGAAGGCGCTAAATCTGCGGAAGTTTTTCAGTTACTATAAGGACCAGTTCCCTATGCTGATTGTAATCATTGGCGGTCATTACGGGGAAACAAAGTTTGATTGCTACGATAATTTGCAG GTATTACGGGTCCACTGCTATTCATCGCAGCCACGAGTGGCAGCAGAAGACGCCAGATTGGACCCCAGGTGCCAGACTGGCTGTATCACTATACCGGAAGACACGCTTATCAAGTTTAGACTCGTCAAAGGACACACAAAAG TCGGGCTTCCCCAGAGACTGTCTGAGCTCCTACAAGAGAACGACCAACTTCCATTGCTTGTACAGATGGCGTGCGACAGACAGTATCCGGTCAGGGTTGGAACGAATAGACACGTGGCTAAGGACTTTGGTAATATTATGATCAAGGAAAAATACTCGGAACATTTCTTCATGATGAACTGCGTGGACGGCGTCG AACTGAATTTAAACAAATTGATATGTATGGCGTGTTTATCCGAAGATTTAGAAGCTACTCCCGTAACGGGATTCAAATACGGTTCAAAGGCGGAGTTCGACGAACTTTGCCGAAATCTATCACGGGAAGTAGCGGAAAGTGGAGAAGTATATGACAGGACGCAAGGCAACGATG atttCTCAGAGTATTCATTTGATGAAATGCGCAATCTGTTGGAGATGTCTGATAGTGTTACTGGCACATGGCTACGCGATAAAG ACGACATAGACGCAGCTGACACACAAGATGATGATTACGAAGAAATACCACCAGATCTACCATCAAGAAAGCCTGTTCAAGCACCTGTGACAAATGAAGCTAAAgcaaatatacatcaagacaagAAACAACACTACAAACCAGCACCAATACCAGCAACCAAACCATCCGCACAATCCCCAAAACATCCGAAATCGCCTAAAGTTCAACACAAAGATAAAGATTCAAAAGGTGCATTTGGATTTTTGAAAAAGAGGCATCGAGATCATCATAGTACAGAAGAGGAAGAAGGAAAGCAATTAAAGGACGCAGTAAACCCTGTTAAATCACCAAATACAGCTGATGATACGCATCTGCATACTAATAGAGCTCCTCCTAAGATTCCGCCCAAAGCAGTGTCTTTTCCTGCCACTCAAACAAGCGAATCACAAGATACAAATGCTTATTCAAGTGCCGGTTATGTTAAACTGGCAGCGCACAATAATTACCAGAACACTAAAATAGGTAGGGCGACCGTGAAACCCATGCAACAGGTAAACGTGGATACACAAAGGGAAGACAATCTGCCAATTAAAGCCGATGATAAAGAAGAACAAGAATATGAAGTTCCAGACGACGTTTCAACGGCGCAATCTGTcaa TAAGTCAGCTGTGGAACGAAAACAAAACCAGAACAAACGGAACCCATTACTTAATGAGTTGCAAAAAAAGATTACTGCACATGACAACAAAGCCAGTGATTCAACAGAAGAGGTATATGATGAAGAATATGAAGATATGGATCTCGGAAAAGGAACAAAACAAGGGAATGGTGACAATGTGGTACCACGACAACAAGTGCCACAATCAAAGGTCACACATTCTGACAGACAACATTCACCAAGGGGAAAGCACCACCCGGATATTTCAAGAGAAGAAAATGTTCCATCAAATACAGAAGGCCAAATTGCAAAGGATGTTCCAGAATTCAATGTAAATGAAATGTCCATCAAGGAAATCGGTGAAAATCTGAAAGCTTTGAAGCTTGGACAATATGCAGAGGTGTTCGAGGAAAACCAAGTCGATGGAGAAATTTTAGCGAGTCTTAGTGTTGAAGACTTGCAAAATGAACTCGGGTTGAAAAAATTAGAAGCAATAAGGTTGAACAAATTTGCTATTTCAGGCCATGTTCCAAGATAA